In Solanum pennellii chromosome 3, SPENNV200, a single window of DNA contains:
- the LOC107015138 gene encoding uncharacterized protein LOC107015138, translating to MAPLLHSCSFTKVLLVLCLVFVLFTLSFIGAHSELQTQNNNVSSRRMLELQSDSKPIKKKISTTSTSVSAPKNQTKSTNNSSKNQTKQIKTYSSSSFGSTKNQTKLPKSKLPISESQTKPSSTITKSEKLTFKSQLQKLNLTPSKSSNSTKITSSTIKKSSDLPKISSTSSPKNKTIKSTNTQLEKGINQSKSKTPISKIQPTDKTTKTIRTQLKKDSSESKSKTPITKIQTPAVKKPQKKSQYSWLEDEDDDMISAFRDLPSKFHETFLPDLEKISKTSQVYLNKANKEITKNFKPYVGNKYAPTIASLISFAFILIPLILVSLIFNKIKAYFSLQKLLIFIQVYLSIYFSILCLSSLVTGLEPLKFFYATAQSTYICLQLLQTLAYVLYLLMLLMYLILVFSTETGPTTKVIGLAQTIVGFAVGLHYYMTVFHRAVLHQPPKTSWRVHAIYATFFLVICISSNADRRKKAYLVEGGEVEKKS from the coding sequence ATGGCTCCACTCCTACATTCCTGCAGCTTTACTAAGGTACTTTTAGTACTATGTCTTGTTTTTGTGTTATTCACTCTTTCATTCATAGGAGCACATAGTGAACTCCAAACACAGAATAATAATGTTAGTAGCAGAAGAATGTTGGAGTTACAAAGTGATTCAAAGCCAATTAAGAAGAAAATCAGCACAACTTCAACTTCAGTTTCTGCTCCCAAGAACCAaaccaaatcaaccaataacTCTTCTAAGAATCAAACCAAGCAAATCAAGACTTACTCTTCTTCTAGTTTTGGTTCTACCAAGAACCAAACCAAGCTTCCAAAATCAAAACTTCCCATTTCTGAATCACAAACCAAGCCTAGTTCTACCATTACCAAATCAGAGAAACTTACATTCAAATCCCAGCTTCAAAAGCTCAATCTCACTCCCTCCAAGTCCTCAAATTCAACCAAGATCACTTCTTCCACCATCAAAAAGTCCTCAGATCTACCCAAAATCAGCTCAACTTCTTCTCCCAAGAACAAAACAATCAAATCAACTAATACCCAATTGGAAAAAGGCATCAATCAGTCTAAATCTAAAACCCCAATCAGTAAAATCCAGCCAACAGACAAAACAACCAAAACCATTAGAACCCAACTGAAAAAAGACAGCAGTGAGTCCAAATCCAAAACCCCAATTACTAAAATCCAAACCCCTGCAGTCAAGAAACCACAGAAAAAATCACAGTACAGCTGgcttgaagatgaagatgatgacATGATTTCTGCATTCAGAGACTTACCCTCCAAATTCCATGAAACATTTTTGCCAGATTTGGAGAAAATTTCCAAAACCTCACAAGTTTACCTCAACAAAGCAAACAAAGAAATCACCAAAAACTTCAAACCCTACGTGGGTAACAAATATGCACCAACTATTGCCTCTCTAATCTCATTTGCGTTCATCTTAATCCCTCTCATTCTAGTCTCTCTCATTTTCAACAAAATCAAAGCCTATTTCTCTCTCCAAAAACTCTTAATCTTCATCCAAGTTTACCTCTCTATTTACTTCTCCATCCTCTGCCTCTCCTCTTTAGTGACTGGCTTAGAGCCATTGAAATTCTTCTATGCTACAGCACAGTCCACCTACATTTGCTTACAGCTATTGCAAACTCTTGCTTATGTGTTGTACCTTTTGATGCTCCTCATGTATCTCATCTTAGTATTTTCCACTGAAACTGGACCAACAACAAAAGTCATAGGCCTGGCTCAAACAATTGTGGGCTTTGCTGTTGGGCTTCATTATTACATGACAGTGTTTCATAGGGCTGTGCTTCATCAACCACCTAAAACTAGCTGGAGAGTTCATGCAATTTATGCTACATTTTTTCTTGTCATTTGCATCTCAAGTAATGCAGATAGAAGGAAAAAAGCTTATTTAGTAGAAGGTGGTGAAGTTGAGAAAAAGagctaa